Sequence from the Janthinobacterium lividum genome:
TCTTGCTGAACGGGTCAGCGCCGCCGCCGCGCCATCCGCCGCCATTGCCAAAAAGGCAGCGCCGGCAATCCAACAATTGGTACTGCCGCAGCCGGATGCCGCACCCATGCCGCCGCAAGCCGAGAGCATCGCGGCCGTTGCCGAGGTGCGGCATGCGCCCGTGACACCGGCACCGGCGGCGGCGCCGTCCATCGCGGCGGCGCCGCCCTCGCCCGCCCTGCCGCCCGCGCCGCAGGAGCTGCGCAGCGGCGTATCGAGCTGGGAAGGCAAGGTTTTGGCGCGCATGGAGCGCTTCCGCCGCTACCCGACGGCGTCGCGCGCCAAGCAGGAACAGGGCGTGGTGTATCTGCGCTGCCGCATCGACCGCGATGGCCAGGTGCTGACCGCCGCCATCGAGCGCAGCTCCGGTTCCGCAGCGCTGGATCAGGCCGCGCTCGATACTTTGCAACGGGCCGCGCCACTGCCGCGCATCCCCAAGGAACGGCCGGACCCGCTGGAATTATCGATTCCCGTCGAATTTTCCATTGGCTGATCGCACAAAAACCGCTTTTACTCTCGCCAAACACCCATATAGACATTATTTGCATATTCAAAGCAAGATTCTGTCGTAGGAGTAATAACACGATCGGAGGTATACTACGCAACCGACGTGGCAGGCTGGGCGATTTGGCCCCTGCAAGCAAGCCTGTCACGGTCCAATAAAAAAGGAAACACTGCATGACCACACCACACCGTACGCCGGTGATTCGCATCGATGGCGCAAACAAGACCTTCGCGCTGCCCAAAGGCGAACAATTCCACGCGGTCAAATCGGTCACGCTGGAAGTCTATCCCGGTGATATTTTCGGCCTGATCGGCAAGAGCGGCGCCGGCAAATCGACCTTGCTGCGCCTGATTAACTTGCTCGAGCGCCCCGACAGCGGCACCATTACCGTGGCCGGGCGCGAATTGACACGCCTGGGCAAGAGCGAATTGCGCGACGCGCGCCAGAACATCGGCATGATTTTCCAGCAATTCAACCTGCTGCAAAACGCCAGCGTGTTCGACAACGTCGCCTTCCCACTGAAAATCCATGGCACGACCAAGGGCGAGCAGATCGCCGCCCGCGTCGAGGAATGTCTGGCGCTGGTGGGCCTGTCTGACAAGCTGCACAGCTATCCGGCACAATTGTCCGGCGGGCAGAAGCAGCGCGTGGCCATTGCCCGCGCCCTGGCCAGCCACCCGGACGTGCTGCTGTGCGACGAGCCGACGTCCGCGCTGGACGCGGAAACCACGCGCGCCCTGCTCGACACCCTGCGCGACATCAATGCGCGCCTGGGAGTGACCATCGTCATCGTCAGCCATGAGCTATCGGTGCTGGGCGCCATCTGCAACCGCGTGGCCGTCGTGGAAAACGGCGCCATCGCCGAACAATTCGATTTGAGCGACACGGCCACCCCGCGCAAGACGGCGCTGGGACGCGAGCTGGCTTATTACGGCACCGAGGCGTTTGAAGCCACCGCATGGAAGGATGCAACACATGTTTGAAGAATCGATCAATAACGTCATCAACCTGCTGCCGGAAATCTGGGTGGCGCTGGGCCAGACCATGACGATGCTGGGCATTGGACTGACCGCCGCCATCCTGATCGGCGGCCCGCTGGGCATCCTGCTGTTTCTCGTCTCGGAAGGCCAGTCGCTGGAAAACCGTCCGCTGTCGACGATCCTCGGCTGGCTGGTGAACACCGTGCGCAGCTTCCCGTTCATCATCCTGCTGGTCGCCCTGACGCCGTTTACGCGCATCATCGCCGGCACCTCGATCGGCCCGCTGGCAGCCAGCGTACCGCTGTCGTTTGCCGCCATTCCCTACCTGGCGCGCCTGGTGGAACAGAACCTGCGCGAAGTGCCGCGCGGCGTGATCGAAGCGGCGCACGCCATGGGCGCATCGGAAATGCAGATCATCTTCCGCGTGCTGCTGGTGGAAGCGCGCTCCGGCCTGGTGCTGGCCCTGACCGTGCTGTCGATCAGCTTCCTGTCGTATTCGGCCGTGGCCGGCGTGGTGGGCGGCGGCGGTATCGGCGACCTGGCCATCCGCTACGGCTACTACCGCTTCGAGACGGACATCATGGTCGCCACCGTGGCCATCCTGATCGTGCTGGTGCAAACCATCCAGTTCGCCGGCACGCGCATCGCCAAGCGCCTCGACAAACGTTAATTCATATTCAGTATTTCAGTACAAGGAAAAGCATGAACCACATTCGCCGCAACCTGCTCCTGGCCGCCGCCAGCCTGGCCTTCGCCACCGCCGCCCACGCCAAGGATCCGAAAGAACTCGTCATCGGCACCAGCTCCGGCCCGTATTCGGACCAGCTGAAGCTGGGCATCAAGCCTATCCTGGAAAAACAGGGCTACAAGGTCAAGATCGTGGAATTCAACGACTACGTGCAGCCGAACTACGCGCTGGCCGAAGGTTCGCTGGACGCCAACGTATTCCAGCACATCGTCTATCTGACCAAGTTCGCCACCGATAACAAGCTGCCCCTGAGCTCATTGATCACCGTGCCGACCATGCCGATCGGCCTGTACGGCGGCAAGCAAAAGTCCTTGGCCGACGTGAAGAACGGCGCCACCATCACCATGCCGAACGATCCGACCAACCAGGCGCGCGCGCTGGTGATGCTGGCCAAGATGGGCTGGATCAAGCTCAAACCGAACGTCGATCCGCTGCGCGCTTCCGAGCGCGACGTGCTGGAAAACCCGAAGAAGCTGAAACTGGTGCCGCTGGAAGCGGCGCAGCTGCCACGTTCGCTGGCCGACGCCGACTACGCTTTTGTCAACGGTAACTTCGCCCTGGCCGCCGGCATGAAGCTGACGTCGGCCCTCGCCGTGGAAAAGATCTCGGACAGCTACATCAACCTGGTCGCCATCCGCACGGCCGACAAGGCCAAGCCATGGGTCAAGGACCTGGAAGCGGCCTACCGCTCGCGCGCCTTCCTCGACGCGACGAACAAATACCTGGCCGGCTACGAAAAGACGGACTACCAGCTGGCGCTGGAAAAGACGCTGAAAAAATAAAGCAAAGCGCTGCACGCAAAAAAACGGCCAGGTTCACACCTGGCCGTTTTTTTATTGTGCGCGCCGCGTGGACGCCGTCATGCCATGCTTAGAAACGGTAACCCACACCGACGCCGATCAGGAGTGGATCCACCTTGACTTCGCTGATCTTGGCGCCACCGGCCAATACGTCGCTGCGGATCTGCACTTTCTTGATGTCGAAGTTCAAGGACCAGTTTTTGTCCAGTTTGTAATCGACACCGGCTTGCAGCGAGAAGCCCCAGCTGTCATGTTCCAGGCGGCCGGCGCCGTTCAGCAATTTCACGTCCGAGATATTCGTGTAGTTCACGCCCGCACCCACGTATGGGCTGAACTGTTTTTCAGGCATGAAGTGGTATTGCAGCGACAGGGTCGGCGGCAAATGCTTGAAGCTGCCGATCTTCGTGCCGGACAAGGTGACGTCATGCTTTTGCGGATACGTCAGGATCAGCTCGGCAGCGATATTTGGCGTGAAGAAGTAGGAAATATCGATTTCAGGAATCGTCTTGCTGCTGACGTGAATCAGGTCGGATGCGCCGACGCCACCAACGGGAGCAGATTTGTTGGCCGGATCGATATGCACGGCGCGCGCACGGACCAGCCATGGGCTTTCCTGTGCCATTGCGTTGCCGGCGAATGCGCCGATGGCGGCCAGGACGATTGCTGCTGCAGTTGCGGACTTTTTCATTTTATTTCCCTCTGTCGTTAATGTCGTTAAGTAACGCTGCGAAGTCTAAGAGTGCAGTGCAACAAAAACTTTGATCCACATCAAATAGTGCTAGATGGCATCATCAGAGGGATTTTTTCCTTTGCCCAGGTCAAGAAAATGCGGCAGCGCAGCGCACGCATACGTATCAATGCACGCCGTCAAACAGGCTGGCGACCCAGTCGGCAAACACACGCACACGGGGCGACAATTGCCGGTGGTGGGGATACAGCACGGACACGGGCAGCGGGTCGGGACGCAAGTCCCGCAGCACTTCCACCAGGTCGCCGTCCGCCAGCGCCCGCTCCAGATGGTAGCGGGGCGCCTGGATCAAGCCCATGCCCGCGCGGCAACAGGCGTGGTATGCGTCCGCACTGTTGACGGACACCGTGCCCGGCAAGGCCACGCTGTGCCGCTGGCCGTCCGCCTTGAAATCGAAGGGCCAGACCTTGCCCGTCTGGGCGGAAAAGAAATTGACGGCGCGGTGGCCATCCAGTTGCGCCAGAGTCTCCGGCGTGCCATGCGCGGCCAGGTAGGCGGGGCTGGCGCACGTCACCTGCTCCAGCAGCGCCACGCGGCGCGCCACCATGGACGAATCGCCCAGCTCGCCCACGCGCAGCACGCAATCGACGCCTTCGCGCACCAGGTCGACGAGGCGGTCGCCCATGCCGATTTCCAGTTCGATCAGCGGATAGCGGGCGCAGAACTGGTCCAGCACGGGCATGACGAAATGCATGGCCAGGGTCGCGTGCAGGTCGATGCGCAGCTTGCCGGCCGGCTGCTGGGCCGCCGAACTGAACACGGCTTCCGTTTCTTCCAGGTCCGCCAGCAGGCGCACGCAGCGCTGGTAATACGCCTCGCCATCGGGCGTGGGCGTCACTTGCCGCGTGGTCCGCTGCAGCAGGCGCACGCGCAGCCGCGCTTCAAGCTGCTTGATCGCATGCGTGACGGTCGCCTTCGGGTAGCCAAGGTCATGCGCCGCCTGGGTGAAACTGCGCAGTTCGACGATGCGGGTAAAAATGCGCATCGCATCAAATCGGTCCATCTTCCTGCCCCATTGTTATTCCTTGCTGCACAGTGTAGCGATATCACCGTTGGTTTTGCAATTGCAACGCAAGATGCGTGCAACGCAATCGACGCTTGCGCCGATGTCACTGGTCTGCCGGCCGGCTAGCCAGCATAATATTTCCACTCCGCACAATACAAATGAGAATAGTAATGATTATCATTTGCGATATAATGCACTACCTCGCTCAAGCGACTACAAAAAGGAATGGGAGACATGGATATATTGAGGGAACTGCGTGAATCGGGCTTGAAAGTAACCATCCCCCGCTTGCGGATTCTGCAGCTGTTTCAAGAAGGCACGATCAAGCACCTGAGTGCGGACGATGTCTACAAACTCTTGCTGGCCGAAAAAATCGACGTGGGCCTGGCCACCATCTACCGCGTGCTGATGCAGTTTGCCGAAGCGGGCATTTTGTTTCGCCGGCACTTCGAATCCGGCCACGCCGTGTTCGAACTGAACGAAGGCCAGCACCACGACCACCTGGTCTGCACGGGCTGCGGCAAGGTCGATGAATTCGTCGACGAAGGCATTGAACTGCGCCAGAACGAGATCGCCGCCGAGCGGGGCTTCGTGCTGCACGAGCACGCGCTGTCACTGTACGGCACCTGCGCCGAGTGCACGGCGAAGAAAGTCCCGCCGCGCAAAGCGTCCTGAGGCAGCGCGCAGCGTAGCGCCTGGCAAGCCACCTGCGCTACACTGCGTGCGCCGCAGCTCAGCTCAACAAAGGACCAGCATGTACATCGGAGAAATCGCCCGCCTGACGGGCACCTCGCCCAAGGCCTTGCGCCACTATGAAGCGCTGGGCTTGCTGGGCGACGTGCGCCGCTCGGGCGCCTACCGCGTCTACACGCAGCAAGACCTGGCGCAAGTGAGGCTGATACGCCAGGCGCAGGCCCTGGGCTTCCGCCTGGCCGAACTGCTGCCCATTCTGGCCGGCGACGATACCGACTGGGCCGCCCTGTCGCAGCACATCGCCGCCAAGCGCGCACAGGTGCGGCAGGATATCGCCCGCCTGCGCCAGCTCGATGCGCAATTGGCCGACATCGACACGGAAATCCGCGACTGCCTGGCGCAGCAGCGTCTGCAAGAGGCCGCTTGACTCTGCCCCCAGGGGCAGGCTTTAGCATGCAAGCTCTTCTTTAACGGACAGCCTGCATCATGACCAAGACGACACCCAAGCGCATTTTGATACTCCTCGGCCACCCGTCGGGCGACAGCTTTTGCGCCGCCCTGGCCGAAGCCTACGCCGCCACGGCCCGCAGCGCAGGCCACACTGTGCGCGAACTGCGCCTGGGCCAGCTGGACTTCGATCCCATTCTGCACGAAGGCTACCGCCAGGTGCAGCCGCTGGAAGCGGACTTGCTGGCGGCGCAGGAAGCCATCAGCTGGGCCGAACACCTGGTGTTCGCCTACCCGATCTGGTGGGGCGGCGCACCGGCCCTGCTGAAGGGCTTTGTCGACCGCGTCTTCCTGCCCGGCTACGCTTTCAAGTACCGGCCCGGCAAGGCTTTCCCGGCGCAACTGCTGAAAGGCCGCACGGCCCAGCTGCTGGTGACGATGGATACGCCGCCCTGGTATTTCCGCTGGGTCTACCGCATGCCCGGCATCCACCAGCTGCGCAAGACGACGCTCGAGTTTTGCGGCGTCCAGCCCGTCAGGGTGGCCAGCTTCGGCCCCATCCTCAACTCCACCGAGCCGCAGCGCGCGCGCTGGCTG
This genomic interval carries:
- a CDS encoding OmpW/AlkL family protein, with amino-acid sequence MKKSATAAAIVLAAIGAFAGNAMAQESPWLVRARAVHIDPANKSAPVGGVGASDLIHVSSKTIPEIDISYFFTPNIAAELILTYPQKHDVTLSGTKIGSFKHLPPTLSLQYHFMPEKQFSPYVGAGVNYTNISDVKLLNGAGRLEHDSWGFSLQAGVDYKLDKNWSLNFDIKKVQIRSDVLAGGAKISEVKVDPLLIGVGVGYRF
- the fur gene encoding ferric iron uptake transcriptional regulator, whose product is MDILRELRESGLKVTIPRLRILQLFQEGTIKHLSADDVYKLLLAEKIDVGLATIYRVLMQFAEAGILFRRHFESGHAVFELNEGQHHDHLVCTGCGKVDEFVDEGIELRQNEIAAERGFVLHEHALSLYGTCAECTAKKVPPRKAS
- a CDS encoding MetQ/NlpA family ABC transporter substrate-binding protein yields the protein MNHIRRNLLLAAASLAFATAAHAKDPKELVIGTSSGPYSDQLKLGIKPILEKQGYKVKIVEFNDYVQPNYALAEGSLDANVFQHIVYLTKFATDNKLPLSSLITVPTMPIGLYGGKQKSLADVKNGATITMPNDPTNQARALVMLAKMGWIKLKPNVDPLRASERDVLENPKKLKLVPLEAAQLPRSLADADYAFVNGNFALAAGMKLTSALAVEKISDSYINLVAIRTADKAKPWVKDLEAAYRSRAFLDATNKYLAGYEKTDYQLALEKTLKK
- a CDS encoding LysR family transcriptional regulator, translating into MDRFDAMRIFTRIVELRSFTQAAHDLGYPKATVTHAIKQLEARLRVRLLQRTTRQVTPTPDGEAYYQRCVRLLADLEETEAVFSSAAQQPAGKLRIDLHATLAMHFVMPVLDQFCARYPLIELEIGMGDRLVDLVREGVDCVLRVGELGDSSMVARRVALLEQVTCASPAYLAAHGTPETLAQLDGHRAVNFFSAQTGKVWPFDFKADGQRHSVALPGTVSVNSADAYHACCRAGMGLIQAPRYHLERALADGDLVEVLRDLRPDPLPVSVLYPHHRQLSPRVRVFADWVASLFDGVH
- a CDS encoding methionine ABC transporter ATP-binding protein; protein product: MTTPHRTPVIRIDGANKTFALPKGEQFHAVKSVTLEVYPGDIFGLIGKSGAGKSTLLRLINLLERPDSGTITVAGRELTRLGKSELRDARQNIGMIFQQFNLLQNASVFDNVAFPLKIHGTTKGEQIAARVEECLALVGLSDKLHSYPAQLSGGQKQRVAIARALASHPDVLLCDEPTSALDAETTRALLDTLRDINARLGVTIVIVSHELSVLGAICNRVAVVENGAIAEQFDLSDTATPRKTALGRELAYYGTEAFEATAWKDATHV
- a CDS encoding NAD(P)H-dependent oxidoreductase → MTKTTPKRILILLGHPSGDSFCAALAEAYAATARSAGHTVRELRLGQLDFDPILHEGYRQVQPLEADLLAAQEAISWAEHLVFAYPIWWGGAPALLKGFVDRVFLPGYAFKYRPGKAFPAQLLKGRTAQLLVTMDTPPWYFRWVYRMPGIHQLRKTTLEFCGVQPVRVASFGPILNSTEPQRARWLAQAQVLARRL
- a CDS encoding MerR family transcriptional regulator, which gives rise to MYIGEIARLTGTSPKALRHYEALGLLGDVRRSGAYRVYTQQDLAQVRLIRQAQALGFRLAELLPILAGDDTDWAALSQHIAAKRAQVRQDIARLRQLDAQLADIDTEIRDCLAQQRLQEAA
- a CDS encoding methionine ABC transporter permease codes for the protein MFEESINNVINLLPEIWVALGQTMTMLGIGLTAAILIGGPLGILLFLVSEGQSLENRPLSTILGWLVNTVRSFPFIILLVALTPFTRIIAGTSIGPLAASVPLSFAAIPYLARLVEQNLREVPRGVIEAAHAMGASEMQIIFRVLLVEARSGLVLALTVLSISFLSYSAVAGVVGGGGIGDLAIRYGYYRFETDIMVATVAILIVLVQTIQFAGTRIAKRLDKR